One genomic region from Pseudoduganella dura encodes:
- a CDS encoding DNA topoisomerase III has product MSKTLIIAEKPSVANDIAKSLGGFTKHDEYFESDEYVLSSAVGHLLEIAVPEEYDVKRGKWSFTHLPMIPPYFALNPIAKTESRLKVLNKLIKRKDVTALINACDAGREGELIFRLIAQNAKAKQPVKRLWLQSMTPNAIRDGFAHLRSDEEMLPLADAARCRSEADWLIGINGTRAMTAFNSKEGGFYLTTVGRVQTPTLSIVVERDEKIKKFVPRDYWEVRAEFVCAAGVYEGRWLDTGFKKDENDPEKRAERLWSRAAADSIALACKGKQGNVTEESKPTTSMAPALFDLTSLQREANGRFGFSAKNTLGLAQALYEKHKVLTYPRTDSRHLPEDYLPTVKSTLEVVKQNPNYHQFAKQILDKGWVKPNKRIFDNTKISDHFAIIPTGIAPKGLSEPEQKLYDLVTRRFMAVFFPAAEFQVTTRFTEVSGHQFKTEGKVMTNAGWLAVYGKDTTGDDKEGGGNLVPVAKGEKVHTDKVNANALVTKPPARYTEATLLSAMEGAGKLVDSDELRDAMAGKGLGTPATRAAIIEGLLTEKYLIREGRELMSTAKASQLMTLLRGLGVNELTAPELTGEWEHKLSQMEKGRISREEFMREIAQMTQIIVKRAKEYDNDTIPGEYATLSTPCPNCSGVVKENYRRFACTKCEFSMGKTPGSRQFEIAEVEELLKNRTIGPLQGFRSKMGRPFAAILRIVRDEDINNFKLEFDFGQNDEEGEDGEGVDFTGQTALGPCPKCAGGVYEMGLAYVCEHSVAKPKTCDFRSGRIILQQEILPEQMAKLLNEGKTDLLPGFVSQRTRRPFKAFLARGKDGKISFEFEPRKEKPAAKGKAAAAPEGAEGAVDEAAPVKKPAAKKAAATKTTAAKKAPAKKAPAKKAAAKKAVATE; this is encoded by the coding sequence ATGAGCAAAACCCTCATCATTGCCGAGAAGCCTTCTGTCGCGAACGACATCGCGAAGTCGCTTGGCGGCTTTACCAAGCACGATGAGTATTTCGAATCCGACGAATACGTGCTGTCTTCGGCCGTTGGCCACCTGCTGGAAATCGCGGTGCCGGAAGAGTACGACGTCAAGCGCGGCAAGTGGAGCTTCACGCACCTGCCGATGATTCCGCCGTATTTCGCCCTGAATCCGATCGCCAAGACGGAAAGCCGGCTCAAGGTCTTGAACAAGCTGATCAAGCGCAAGGACGTCACGGCCCTGATCAACGCATGCGACGCGGGCCGCGAAGGTGAACTGATCTTCCGCCTGATCGCACAGAACGCGAAAGCCAAGCAGCCGGTCAAGCGCCTGTGGCTGCAGTCAATGACCCCCAACGCGATCCGCGATGGTTTTGCGCACCTGCGCAGCGACGAAGAGATGCTGCCGCTGGCCGATGCCGCGCGCTGCCGTTCCGAGGCCGACTGGCTGATCGGCATCAATGGCACCCGCGCGATGACGGCCTTCAACTCGAAGGAGGGCGGCTTCTACCTGACCACCGTTGGCCGTGTGCAAACGCCCACGCTGTCGATCGTGGTCGAGCGCGACGAGAAGATCAAGAAATTCGTGCCGCGCGATTACTGGGAAGTGCGCGCCGAATTCGTGTGCGCCGCCGGCGTGTACGAAGGCCGCTGGCTCGACACCGGTTTCAAGAAGGACGAGAACGATCCCGAGAAGCGCGCCGAGCGCCTGTGGAGCCGTGCCGCCGCCGATTCGATCGCGCTGGCCTGCAAGGGCAAGCAGGGCAACGTCACCGAGGAATCCAAGCCGACCACGTCGATGGCGCCCGCGCTGTTCGACCTGACCAGCTTGCAGCGCGAAGCCAACGGCCGCTTCGGTTTCTCGGCCAAGAACACGCTGGGCCTGGCCCAGGCGCTGTATGAGAAGCACAAGGTGCTGACGTATCCGCGTACCGATTCGCGCCACCTGCCGGAAGACTACCTGCCGACCGTGAAGTCGACGCTGGAAGTGGTCAAGCAAAACCCGAACTACCACCAGTTCGCCAAGCAGATCCTGGACAAGGGCTGGGTCAAGCCGAACAAGCGCATCTTCGACAACACCAAGATCTCGGATCACTTCGCGATCATCCCCACCGGCATCGCGCCGAAAGGCTTGTCGGAACCGGAACAGAAACTGTACGACCTGGTCACGCGCCGCTTCATGGCCGTGTTCTTCCCGGCCGCCGAATTCCAGGTGACCACGCGCTTTACCGAAGTCTCCGGCCACCAGTTCAAGACCGAAGGCAAGGTGATGACGAACGCCGGCTGGCTGGCGGTGTACGGCAAGGACACGACCGGCGACGACAAGGAAGGCGGCGGCAACCTGGTGCCCGTGGCGAAGGGCGAGAAGGTTCATACCGACAAGGTCAACGCGAACGCCCTGGTGACGAAACCGCCCGCGCGCTACACGGAAGCGACGCTGCTGTCCGCGATGGAAGGTGCCGGCAAGCTGGTCGACTCGGACGAGTTGCGTGACGCGATGGCCGGCAAGGGCCTCGGCACGCCGGCCACGCGCGCCGCGATCATCGAGGGCCTGCTGACGGAAAAGTACCTGATCCGCGAAGGCCGCGAACTGATGTCCACCGCCAAGGCGTCGCAGCTGATGACGCTGCTGCGCGGCCTCGGCGTCAACGAACTGACCGCCCCGGAACTGACCGGCGAGTGGGAACACAAGCTGTCGCAGATGGAGAAGGGCCGCATCTCGCGCGAGGAGTTCATGCGCGAAATCGCGCAGATGACGCAGATTATCGTCAAGCGTGCCAAGGAATACGACAACGACACGATCCCGGGCGAGTACGCGACATTGAGCACGCCTTGCCCGAACTGCAGTGGCGTGGTCAAGGAAAACTACCGCCGCTTCGCCTGTACCAAATGCGAATTTTCGATGGGCAAGACGCCGGGCAGCCGGCAGTTCGAGATCGCCGAGGTGGAAGAGCTGCTGAAGAACCGCACGATCGGGCCGCTGCAGGGCTTCCGCTCGAAGATGGGCCGGCCGTTCGCGGCGATCCTGCGCATCGTGCGCGACGAGGACATCAACAACTTCAAGCTCGAATTCGACTTCGGCCAGAACGACGAAGAGGGCGAGGATGGCGAAGGCGTCGACTTTACCGGCCAGACCGCGCTCGGCCCATGCCCGAAATGCGCCGGCGGCGTGTACGAAATGGGCCTGGCCTATGTGTGCGAACACAGCGTGGCCAAACCGAAGACGTGCGACTTCCGCAGCGGCCGCATCATCCTGCAGCAGGAAATCCTGCCGGAGCAGATGGCCAAGCTGCTCAACGAAGGCAAGACCGACCTGCTGCCGGGCTTCGTATCGCAGCGCACGCGGCGCCCGTTCAAGGCCTTCCTCGCGCGCGGCAAGGATGGCAAGATCAGCTTTGAATTCGAGCCACGCAAGGAAAAGCCGGCCGCCAAGGGCAAGGCCGCCGCCGCGCCGGAAGGCGCCGAAGGTGCTGTCGATGAAGCCGCACCGGTGAAGAAGCCGGCGGCGAAGAAGGCTGCAGCGACGAAAACGACCGCCGCAAAGAAAGCGCCGGCCAAGAAGGCACCGGCGAAGAAGGCTGCTGCAAAGAAAGCCGTCGCCACCGAGTAA
- a CDS encoding DUF494 family protein, whose product MFDILVYLYETYYRPDACPEPAALAKKLSAVGFDDVEISEALVWLNDLTEIAGAEEASTSASTGTRFYVEREHDALGTQAIGFIAFLESARVLSPLQREIVIERALALEESPVNLGKLKIIVLMLLWSQGKEPDALMFDDLFGSDEEQAPRLLH is encoded by the coding sequence ATGTTCGACATCCTTGTTTATCTCTACGAGACCTATTATCGCCCCGATGCGTGCCCCGAACCGGCTGCGTTGGCGAAGAAGCTTTCCGCTGTCGGTTTCGACGACGTGGAGATTTCCGAGGCGCTGGTATGGCTTAACGACCTGACCGAAATCGCCGGTGCCGAAGAGGCATCGACTTCGGCGTCGACAGGCACGCGTTTCTATGTCGAACGCGAACACGATGCCCTGGGCACGCAAGCCATCGGCTTCATCGCGTTCCTGGAAAGCGCGCGCGTGCTGTCGCCGCTGCAGCGCGAGATCGTCATCGAACGCGCGCTGGCGCTCGAGGAATCGCCCGTCAACCTGGGCAAGCTGAAGATCATCGTGCTGATGCTGCTGTGGAGCCAGGGCAAGGAGCCGGACGCGCTGATGTTCGACGACCTGTTCGGTTCGGACGAAGAGCAGGCGCCTCGTCTCCTGCACTGA
- the dprA gene encoding DNA-processing protein DprA — translation MQDTESLFSCGSADGSDALLPWLRLAQMPGLPRHLSARLVREHGTPHAVIDAARQGVLDNPFGELPLAAIAAPFSPRLRALAEATLHWAAQPGNHLLMLNDAAYPPQLKEIADPPVLLHAQGDVSLLYCKAIGIVGSRKATVQGMANASRFARALSEAGITIVSGLALGIDAAAHQGGLCGDGSTVAVVGTGIDVIYPASNAPLAARIREAGCLLSEFVLGTPARKYYFPIRNRIISGLSCGVLVVEATEKSGSLITARLANEQGRDVFAIPGSIHSALAKGCHQLIRDGARLVDSEHDILDAFGMRRGRCESSMLEELTGAADVLLTALTYDPVPADELAQRLKLDPADTQASLLALELAGVVERLPGGAFQRLKR, via the coding sequence GTGCAGGACACGGAATCCCTCTTCTCATGCGGCAGCGCCGATGGCAGCGATGCGCTGCTGCCATGGCTGCGCCTGGCGCAGATGCCGGGCCTGCCGCGCCACCTGTCGGCCCGGCTGGTGCGCGAGCATGGCACGCCGCATGCCGTGATCGACGCGGCGCGTCAGGGCGTTCTCGACAACCCGTTCGGCGAGTTGCCGCTGGCCGCCATTGCCGCGCCGTTCTCGCCGCGGCTGCGCGCGCTGGCCGAGGCCACGCTGCACTGGGCCGCGCAGCCGGGCAATCATTTGCTGATGCTGAACGATGCCGCCTATCCACCGCAGCTGAAAGAGATTGCCGATCCACCAGTGCTGTTGCATGCCCAGGGCGACGTGTCGCTCCTGTATTGCAAGGCAATCGGCATTGTCGGCAGCCGCAAGGCAACGGTACAAGGCATGGCCAATGCAAGCCGCTTTGCACGGGCCTTGTCGGAGGCGGGCATCACGATCGTCTCGGGCCTCGCGCTCGGCATCGACGCGGCCGCGCACCAGGGCGGCCTGTGCGGCGATGGTTCCACCGTGGCCGTCGTCGGCACCGGCATCGACGTGATCTATCCGGCATCGAATGCCCCGCTGGCCGCGCGTATCCGCGAAGCCGGTTGCCTGCTCAGCGAATTCGTGCTGGGCACACCGGCGCGCAAGTATTATTTTCCGATCCGCAATCGCATCATCAGCGGCTTGTCGTGCGGCGTGCTCGTGGTGGAGGCAACGGAAAAATCGGGCTCGCTGATCACGGCGCGCCTTGCCAACGAGCAGGGGCGAGACGTGTTCGCGATTCCCGGATCGATCCATTCCGCGCTGGCGAAAGGTTGCCACCAGTTGATACGCGATGGCGCCAGGCTGGTCGACTCCGAGCACGATATTCTCGACGCGTTCGGCATGCGCCGCGGGCGCTGCGAATCGTCGATGCTGGAAGAATTGACCGGTGCGGCGGACGTGTTGCTAACGGCATTGACGTACGATCCGGTACCCGCCGATGAACTTGCACAAAGGTTGAAACTCGATCCCGCTGACACACAGGCAAGTTTGCTTGCATTAGAGTTAGCAGGTGTTGTGGAACGGCTGCCGGGTGGTGCGTTTCAGCGCCTCAAAAGGTAG
- a CDS encoding LysM peptidoglycan-binding domain-containing protein — protein MKNFSTVGVRLLIAAVFSGATAVSAGAQNTRCEFRPNAPDQHTVARGDTLWDIAGTFLQKPWCWPQVWGMNRAEIADPHWIYPGQVIWFDRVAGRLRLGSKLGNAEPGTVKLAPRVRTEGLGKDAVPAIPPGAIEPFLSQPLIVEADELKHAPRIVATAGNRVFLGKDDKAYVRGDLKGATSFQAFRPGKPLRDPVTRAVVGQEAHYLGTLALQKEAAPGTDVHTFIVTGAKEEMGVGDQLMRTEPVPMQNYVPHPPAAQVDARVLAIYDGVVHAGQNHVVSINRGKLDGLDVGSVLQLYHVGQTVTDKSADKGWHNLGNPQVKLPDEQVGTLFIFRVFSHVSYGLIMQVTEPVVVGDVARTPE, from the coding sequence ATGAAAAATTTTAGCACAGTCGGCGTGCGCCTGTTGATCGCAGCCGTGTTTTCCGGTGCCACCGCGGTGTCCGCCGGGGCACAGAACACCCGCTGCGAATTCCGGCCGAACGCGCCGGACCAGCATACCGTGGCCCGCGGCGATACGTTGTGGGACATCGCTGGCACGTTCCTGCAAAAGCCGTGGTGCTGGCCGCAGGTATGGGGCATGAACCGTGCCGAGATCGCCGATCCGCACTGGATTTATCCTGGCCAGGTCATCTGGTTCGACCGCGTGGCCGGGCGCCTGCGGCTGGGCAGCAAACTGGGGAATGCCGAGCCCGGCACTGTGAAACTGGCGCCGCGGGTGCGTACCGAAGGCCTGGGCAAGGATGCCGTTCCGGCCATTCCACCCGGTGCGATCGAGCCGTTCCTGTCGCAGCCGCTGATCGTCGAGGCCGATGAGCTGAAGCACGCGCCGCGCATCGTCGCCACGGCCGGCAACCGGGTCTTCCTCGGCAAGGACGACAAGGCCTATGTGCGGGGCGACCTGAAGGGGGCCACGTCGTTCCAGGCATTTCGGCCCGGCAAGCCGCTGCGCGACCCGGTCACGCGGGCGGTGGTGGGCCAGGAGGCGCATTACCTGGGCACGCTGGCATTGCAGAAGGAAGCCGCGCCTGGTACGGACGTGCACACATTCATCGTCACCGGCGCGAAGGAGGAGATGGGTGTTGGCGACCAGTTGATGCGCACCGAGCCGGTGCCGATGCAGAATTATGTGCCGCACCCGCCGGCGGCGCAGGTGGATGCGCGCGTGCTGGCCATCTACGATGGCGTCGTGCATGCCGGGCAAAACCATGTGGTGTCGATCAATCGCGGCAAGCTTGACGGGCTCGACGTCGGCTCCGTGCTCCAGCTGTACCATGTCGGGCAGACGGTAACCGACAAGTCGGCCGACAAGGGCTGGCACAATCTCGGCAATCCGCAGGTCAAGCTGCCGGACGAACAGGTCGGTACCTTGTTTATCTTCCGCGTGTTCAGCCATGTTTCCTATGGCCTGATCATGCAGGTGACGGAACCGGTCGTGGTGGGCGACGTCGCCAGAACTCCGGAGTGA
- the def gene encoding peptide deformylase — protein MSKLNILRFPDPRLHKVAKPVTEFDERIARLVADMAETMYDAPGIGLAATQVDVHEQVIVIDISETKDQLTVFINPEVLWASDEKQVYDEGCLSVPGVYDDVERPAKVKVRAQNEKGEFFEVDADGLLAVCIQHEMDHLLGKVFVEYLSPLKRNRIKTKLQKEERGIERERQLRAAGRR, from the coding sequence ATGTCGAAACTGAACATCCTCCGTTTTCCCGATCCGCGCCTGCACAAGGTCGCCAAGCCAGTCACCGAGTTCGACGAGCGAATTGCCCGTCTGGTTGCCGACATGGCCGAGACGATGTATGACGCACCCGGCATCGGCCTGGCCGCCACGCAGGTGGACGTGCACGAGCAGGTCATCGTCATCGACATCAGCGAGACGAAGGACCAGCTGACCGTCTTCATCAATCCCGAAGTGCTGTGGGCCAGCGACGAGAAGCAGGTCTACGATGAAGGCTGCCTGTCGGTACCCGGCGTTTACGACGATGTGGAGCGCCCGGCGAAAGTGAAGGTGCGCGCACAGAACGAGAAAGGCGAGTTCTTCGAGGTGGATGCGGATGGCCTGCTGGCCGTGTGCATCCAGCACGAGATGGACCACCTGCTGGGCAAGGTGTTCGTCGAGTACCTGTCGCCGCTCAAGCGCAACCGCATCAAGACCAAGCTGCAGAAGGAAGAGCGCGGCATCGAACGCGAGCGCCAGTTGCGCGCGGCCGGCCGCCGCTGA
- the fmt gene encoding methionyl-tRNA formyltransferase, with product MKVVFAGTPEFAAVALRAIHAAGFEIPLVLTQPDRPAGRGLHLQPSAVKQYAVAHGIPVAQPLSLRMDARDPQRAQEAREAHERLLATDYDAMVVAAYGLILPRSTLDIKPCINIHGSLLPRWRGAAPIHRAIEAGDHETGVTIMQMEEGLDTGPMLLIERTPIGPQDTTATLHDRLASMGAQMVVKVLRKMEHDVIEAVPQPEAGVTYATKIAKDEAALDFTQPARDVGRKIRAFNPFPGAHALVNGTVIKLWGAELLDEGSNSPAGQVLAADAQLGIVVACGQGALRLTELQKPGGKRLPAAEFIKGFALEGLRFA from the coding sequence ATGAAGGTCGTCTTTGCCGGTACTCCCGAGTTCGCAGCCGTGGCGCTGCGGGCCATCCATGCGGCGGGCTTCGAGATCCCGCTGGTGCTGACCCAGCCGGACCGCCCGGCCGGCCGCGGCCTGCACCTGCAGCCCTCGGCCGTGAAACAATACGCGGTCGCGCATGGCATTCCCGTGGCGCAGCCGCTGTCGCTGCGGATGGATGCCAGGGATCCGCAGCGCGCGCAGGAAGCGCGGGAAGCACACGAACGCCTGCTTGCCACGGATTACGATGCGATGGTGGTGGCCGCCTATGGCCTGATCCTGCCGCGCAGCACGCTCGATATCAAGCCCTGCATCAATATTCACGGTTCGCTGCTGCCGCGCTGGCGCGGTGCCGCGCCGATCCACCGCGCGATCGAGGCCGGCGACCATGAAACGGGCGTCACCATCATGCAGATGGAAGAAGGACTCGACACCGGCCCGATGCTGCTGATCGAGCGCACGCCGATCGGCCCGCAGGATACGACCGCCACGCTGCACGACCGGCTGGCATCGATGGGCGCGCAAATGGTGGTCAAGGTGCTGCGCAAGATGGAGCACGACGTGATCGAGGCGGTACCGCAGCCCGAGGCCGGCGTCACCTATGCCACCAAGATCGCCAAGGACGAGGCGGCGCTGGACTTCACGCAACCGGCGCGCGATGTCGGCCGCAAGATCCGTGCATTCAACCCGTTCCCCGGCGCGCATGCCCTGGTGAACGGCACCGTCATCAAGCTGTGGGGCGCCGAATTGCTGGACGAGGGCAGCAACTCTCCGGCCGGGCAGGTGCTGGCCGCCGATGCGCAGCTTGGCATCGTGGTGGCGTGCGGCCAGGGCGCCCTGCGCCTGACGGAACTGCAAAAGCCGGGCGGCAAGCGCCTGCCGGCCGCGGAGTTCATCAAGGGCTTCGCGCTCGAAGGCCTGCGTTTCGCCTGA
- a CDS encoding PEP-CTERM sorting domain-containing protein (PEP-CTERM proteins occur, often in large numbers, in the proteomes of bacteria that also encode an exosortase, a predicted intramembrane cysteine proteinase. The presence of a PEP-CTERM domain at a protein's C-terminus predicts cleavage within the sorting domain, followed by covalent anchoring to some some component of the (usually Gram-negative) cell surface. Many PEP-CTERM proteins exhibit an unusual sequence composition that includes large numbers of potential glycosylation sites. Expression of one such protein has been shown restore the ability of a bacterium to form floc, a type of biofilm.), with amino-acid sequence MFKSVAFAGLLAASFAASAAPSTWTFTYTGFYEDYVGFLGDRELSGTFSGYDADSNGTIDKAEISSLIIAGVDYMTCGAGGSPYFSCGTEAFSYQLGGKLHFIAGTTSSDPEGYRGGAHFYQTGKSEWEYRYTGSSESRKDYYWTDDTQFSITDGTAANPLPAVPEPGTWAMLAAGLLVVSGATLRRRRNR; translated from the coding sequence ATGTTCAAGTCTGTCGCCTTTGCCGGGTTATTGGCAGCCAGCTTCGCAGCAAGCGCTGCGCCAAGCACCTGGACTTTCACCTACACCGGATTTTACGAGGACTATGTCGGGTTCCTCGGCGATCGCGAACTATCGGGAACCTTTTCCGGATACGATGCAGACAGCAATGGTACGATCGACAAGGCGGAAATCAGTTCGCTGATCATTGCCGGGGTCGATTACATGACCTGCGGCGCCGGCGGCAGCCCGTATTTTTCCTGCGGCACCGAGGCTTTCAGCTACCAGCTCGGCGGCAAGCTGCACTTTATCGCCGGCACGACCAGCAGCGACCCGGAAGGTTATCGCGGCGGCGCGCATTTCTACCAGACCGGCAAGAGCGAATGGGAATACCGTTATACCGGTTCGTCGGAATCGCGGAAGGATTACTACTGGACCGACGACACGCAGTTTTCGATCACGGACGGCACTGCCGCGAATCCGCTTCCCGCCGTGCCTGAACCGGGCACCTGGGCCATGCTGGCGGCAGGACTGCTCGTCGTATCGGGCGCGACGCTGCGCCGGCGCCGCAATCGCTGA